The Streptomyces sp. HUAS CB01 genome has a segment encoding these proteins:
- a CDS encoding amino acid permease, translating into MSTQQQPPRSTGAFRTKTVEQSIRDTEEPEHALRKSLSAWDLTVFGVGVIIGTGIFVLTGIAAKENAGPATALSFVAAGVVCALAALCYAEFASTVPVAGSAYTFSYASIGELPAWIIGWDLVLEFALGTAVVAVGWSGYARHLLETNLGWEMPAALSGPDAGGHFDLLAFLLILVLTAILVIGMKLSARITAIVVAIKVTVVLLVIVAGAFFIKADNYTPFIPPAKPQETGGGLMAPLVQVLFGYEPTNFGVMGIFTAASIVFFAFIGFDVVATAAEETRNPQRDMPRGILGSLLVCTVLYVAVTLVVTGMQKYTEMSATAPLADAFKAVDQPFFAGAISLGAVVGLITVCMILLLGQTRVFFAMSRDGLLPRFFSVTHPKFRTPHRATIVLGVVIAVIAGFTSLEALAALVNIGTLFAFVIVALGVIILRNTRPDLHRAFRTPWVPVLPIVSILASLWLMLNLPAETWLRFAVWMAIGVVVYYLYGRSHSRLAKLGKNAEL; encoded by the coding sequence GTGAGCACACAGCAGCAGCCCCCGAGAAGCACCGGGGCGTTCCGGACCAAGACGGTCGAGCAGTCGATCCGGGACACGGAGGAACCGGAGCACGCGCTCAGGAAGTCGCTCTCCGCATGGGACCTGACCGTCTTCGGCGTCGGCGTCATCATCGGCACGGGCATCTTCGTGCTGACGGGCATCGCCGCCAAGGAGAACGCCGGGCCGGCCACGGCCCTGTCCTTCGTCGCCGCCGGTGTCGTCTGCGCCCTCGCGGCGCTCTGCTACGCCGAGTTCGCGTCCACCGTGCCGGTGGCCGGGTCGGCGTACACCTTCTCGTACGCCTCGATCGGCGAACTGCCCGCCTGGATCATCGGCTGGGACCTCGTCCTCGAGTTCGCCCTCGGTACGGCGGTGGTGGCGGTCGGCTGGTCCGGGTACGCGCGCCACCTGCTGGAGACCAACCTCGGCTGGGAGATGCCCGCCGCGCTCTCCGGACCCGACGCGGGAGGCCACTTCGACCTGCTGGCGTTCCTGCTGATCCTCGTGCTGACCGCGATCCTCGTCATCGGCATGAAGCTGTCGGCGCGGATCACCGCGATCGTCGTCGCGATCAAGGTCACCGTGGTGCTGCTGGTCATCGTCGCCGGCGCCTTCTTCATCAAGGCCGACAACTACACGCCGTTCATCCCCCCGGCCAAGCCGCAGGAGACGGGCGGCGGTCTCATGGCGCCCCTGGTGCAGGTGCTGTTCGGCTACGAGCCCACGAACTTCGGCGTCATGGGCATCTTCACCGCGGCCTCCATCGTCTTCTTCGCCTTCATCGGCTTCGACGTCGTCGCCACCGCCGCCGAGGAGACCAGGAACCCCCAGCGGGACATGCCGCGCGGCATCCTGGGCTCCCTCCTCGTCTGCACCGTGCTGTACGTGGCCGTGACCCTCGTCGTCACCGGTATGCAGAAGTACACGGAGATGTCGGCGACCGCTCCGCTCGCCGACGCCTTCAAGGCGGTCGACCAGCCCTTCTTCGCCGGTGCCATCAGCCTCGGCGCGGTCGTGGGACTGATCACCGTCTGCATGATCCTGCTGCTGGGCCAGACCCGGGTGTTCTTCGCGATGAGCCGCGACGGACTGCTGCCGCGCTTCTTCTCCGTCACCCACCCGAAGTTCCGGACGCCCCACCGGGCGACCATCGTGCTCGGCGTGGTGATCGCGGTGATCGCGGGCTTCACCAGCCTCGAGGCGCTCGCGGCCCTGGTGAACATCGGCACGCTCTTCGCCTTCGTCATCGTGGCCCTCGGCGTCATCATCCTCCGCAACACCCGGCCCGACCTGCACCGCGCCTTCCGGACGCCCTGGGTGCCGGTGCTGCCCATCGTGTCCATCCTGGCCTCGCTCTGGCTGATGCTGAACCTCCCGGCCGAGACCTGGCTGCGGTTCGCCGTATGGATGGCGATCGGCGTGGTCGTCTACTACCTCTACGGCCGCTCCCACAGCCGCCTCGCCAAGCTCGGCAAGAACGCCGAGCTCTAG
- a CDS encoding 3-hydroxyacyl-CoA dehydrogenase NAD-binding domain-containing protein, translating into MTTTAELLKGAAELFPDEVVTQAHVRHLDLPGGAGRFALITLDNGLDHTKPTTFGPQSLANLNAAIDQVEKEASEGAVVGAGITGKPFIFAVGADLKGVELLKRHEDALAIGKGGHDVFKRLASLAVPTFAYYNGAAMGGGVEVGLHCSYRTVSKALPAFSLPEVFLGLVPGWGGCTILPNLIGADRAVSVIIENSLNQNKQLKGVQVHELGIADAIFEGADFLEQSLIWTASVLKGEIVVERPEVDRGEAWDQAVARGRFIADSKVHGAAPAAYRALDIIEAAKDGDLQKGFDAEDTALADLIMGGELRSGIYAFNLVQKRGKRPAGAPDKSLARPVTKVGVVGAGLMASQLALLFLRRLEVPVVLTDIDQERVDKGVGYVRAEIEKLLGKGRINQDKANRLKALVTGVLDKAEGFADADFIIEAVFEEMTVKQKVFAEVEAVAPAHAILATNTSSLSVSEMASKLRNPERVVGFHFFNPVAVLPLLEIVRGEKTDDASLATAFAVAKKLKKTAVLTKDAPAFVVNRILTRFMGEIQNVIDEGTPVVTAEKAIEPLGLPMSPLVLLELVGPAIGLHVSETLNRAFPERFTVSPNLKAVVEAGKRGFYVYDSGKPELDPEVAALLKQGDSVLTEEQVRARVLDAVAQEIGLMLEEGVVAEAQDIDLCLITGAGWPFHLGGITPYLDREGVSERVNGKRFLAQGVASVPA; encoded by the coding sequence GTGACCACCACCGCTGAGCTCCTGAAGGGCGCGGCCGAGCTGTTCCCGGACGAGGTCGTCACCCAGGCGCACGTACGCCACCTGGACCTCCCCGGCGGCGCGGGCAGGTTCGCCCTCATCACGCTGGACAACGGCCTGGACCACACCAAGCCGACGACGTTCGGCCCGCAGTCGCTCGCGAACCTGAACGCCGCGATCGACCAGGTCGAGAAGGAGGCGTCCGAGGGCGCCGTCGTCGGTGCCGGCATCACCGGCAAGCCGTTCATCTTCGCCGTCGGCGCCGACCTCAAGGGCGTCGAGCTGCTGAAGCGCCACGAGGACGCGCTCGCCATCGGCAAGGGCGGCCACGACGTCTTCAAGCGGCTGGCCTCGCTGGCCGTGCCGACGTTCGCGTACTACAACGGCGCGGCCATGGGCGGCGGTGTCGAGGTCGGTCTGCACTGCTCGTACCGCACCGTCTCCAAGGCCCTGCCGGCCTTCTCGCTGCCCGAGGTCTTCCTCGGCCTGGTCCCCGGCTGGGGCGGCTGCACGATCCTGCCGAACCTGATCGGGGCGGACCGCGCGGTCTCGGTGATCATCGAGAACTCGCTCAACCAGAACAAGCAGCTCAAGGGCGTCCAGGTGCACGAGCTGGGCATCGCCGACGCGATCTTCGAGGGCGCGGACTTCCTGGAGCAGTCGCTCATCTGGACCGCGTCCGTCCTCAAGGGCGAGATCGTGGTGGAGCGCCCCGAGGTCGACCGCGGCGAGGCCTGGGACCAGGCCGTCGCCAGGGGCCGGTTCATCGCCGACTCCAAGGTGCACGGCGCGGCCCCGGCCGCCTACCGGGCCCTCGACATCATCGAGGCCGCCAAGGACGGCGACCTGCAGAAGGGCTTCGACGCCGAGGACACCGCGCTGGCGGACCTCATCATGGGCGGTGAACTGCGCTCCGGCATCTACGCCTTCAACCTGGTGCAGAAGCGCGGCAAGCGCCCCGCGGGCGCCCCGGACAAGTCGCTGGCCCGCCCGGTCACCAAGGTCGGTGTCGTCGGCGCCGGTCTGATGGCCTCTCAGCTGGCGCTGCTGTTCCTGCGCCGTCTGGAGGTGCCGGTGGTCCTCACCGACATCGACCAGGAGCGCGTCGACAAGGGTGTGGGCTACGTCCGCGCCGAGATCGAGAAGCTGCTGGGCAAGGGCCGCATCAACCAGGACAAGGCCAACCGCCTCAAGGCGCTGGTGACCGGTGTCCTGGACAAGGCCGAGGGCTTCGCGGACGCGGACTTCATCATCGAGGCCGTGTTCGAGGAGATGACGGTCAAGCAGAAGGTGTTCGCGGAGGTCGAGGCGGTCGCCCCGGCGCACGCGATCCTCGCGACCAACACCTCGTCGCTGTCGGTGTCGGAGATGGCCTCGAAGCTCCGGAACCCGGAGCGCGTGGTCGGCTTCCACTTCTTCAACCCGGTCGCGGTGCTGCCGCTGCTGGAGATCGTCCGCGGGGAGAAGACCGACGACGCCTCCCTGGCCACGGCCTTCGCCGTCGCCAAGAAGCTGAAGAAGACCGCGGTGCTCACCAAGGACGCCCCGGCGTTCGTCGTGAACCGCATCCTGACCCGCTTCATGGGCGAGATCCAGAACGTCATCGACGAGGGCACCCCGGTCGTCACGGCCGAGAAGGCGATCGAGCCGCTCGGTCTGCCGATGTCGCCGCTGGTGCTGCTGGAGCTGGTCGGCCCGGCGATCGGTCTGCACGTGTCCGAGACGCTGAACCGCGCCTTCCCGGAGCGCTTCACGGTCTCCCCCAACCTGAAGGCGGTCGTCGAGGCCGGCAAGCGCGGCTTCTACGTGTACGACTCCGGGAAGCCGGAGCTGGACCCGGAGGTCGCCGCGCTGCTGAAGCAGGGCGACAGCGTCCTGACGGAGGAGCAGGTCCGCGCCCGCGTCCTGGACGCGGTGGCGCAGGAGATCGGGCTGATGCTGGAGGAGGGTGTCGTCGCCGAGGCGCAGGACATCGACCTCTGCCTGATCACCGGCGCCGGCTGGCCCTTCCACCTGGGCGGCATCACGCCGTACCTGGACCGCGAGGGCGTCAGCGAGCGCGTCAACGGCAAGCGGTTCCTGGCGCAGGGCGTGGCGAGCGTCCCCGCGTGA
- a CDS encoding ribonuclease D, which translates to MTDAQETAAEPDLLTTGGGPPDDAVSDEGAPIPLLEPREGIPPVVSTPESLASVIAAFAAGTGPVAVDAERASGYRYGQRAYLVQLRRQGAGTALVDPVGCPDLSALGDALTGTEWILHAATQDLPCLREIGMLPSRLFDTELAGRLAGFPRVGLGAMVESVLGYALEKGHSAVDWSTRPLPEPWLRYAALDVELLVDLRDALEKELDRQGKLEWARQEFDAIASAPPAPPRKDPWRRTSGMHKVRRRRQMAVVRELWTARDKVAQRRDVSPGKVLGDAAIIEAALALPLNVHALTALPGFGHRMGRRQLEQWQAAVDRARALSEAELPQPGQQVTGPPPPRSWADKDPAAAARLSAARAGVSTLAEQLNLPQENLITPDTVRRLCWEPPAEPTPEGVASALTALGARPWQVELVTPLLTRALQATP; encoded by the coding sequence GTGACCGACGCCCAAGAGACCGCAGCAGAGCCGGACCTGCTCACCACCGGGGGCGGCCCCCCGGACGACGCCGTCTCTGACGAAGGGGCGCCGATCCCCCTGCTGGAGCCTCGGGAGGGCATCCCCCCGGTGGTCTCCACGCCCGAGTCGCTGGCGTCCGTGATCGCCGCGTTCGCCGCCGGGACCGGTCCCGTCGCCGTCGACGCCGAGCGTGCGTCCGGCTACCGCTACGGGCAGCGCGCGTACCTCGTCCAGCTGCGCCGCCAGGGCGCGGGCACGGCCCTCGTCGACCCGGTCGGCTGCCCCGACCTCTCCGCGCTCGGCGACGCCCTCACCGGCACCGAGTGGATCCTCCACGCCGCCACCCAGGACCTTCCGTGCCTGCGCGAAATAGGCATGCTGCCGTCCCGGCTCTTCGACACCGAGCTCGCCGGGCGGCTCGCGGGCTTCCCCCGGGTGGGACTCGGCGCCATGGTCGAGTCGGTACTCGGCTACGCCCTGGAGAAGGGGCACTCGGCGGTCGACTGGTCGACCCGCCCGCTCCCCGAGCCATGGCTGCGGTACGCGGCGCTCGACGTGGAGCTGCTGGTCGACCTGCGGGACGCGCTGGAGAAGGAGCTCGACCGGCAGGGGAAGCTGGAGTGGGCGCGTCAGGAGTTCGACGCCATCGCCTCGGCCCCGCCCGCGCCGCCGCGCAAGGACCCCTGGCGACGCACGTCGGGCATGCACAAGGTGCGCCGCCGCCGTCAGATGGCCGTCGTACGGGAGTTGTGGACGGCCCGCGACAAGGTGGCGCAGCGCCGCGACGTGTCCCCCGGCAAGGTGCTCGGCGACGCGGCGATCATCGAGGCCGCGCTGGCGCTCCCGCTCAATGTGCACGCGCTGACGGCCCTGCCCGGCTTCGGGCACCGGATGGGACGGCGTCAGCTGGAGCAGTGGCAGGCGGCGGTGGACCGGGCGCGGGCGTTGTCGGAGGCGGAGCTCCCGCAGCCGGGGCAGCAGGTGACCGGACCGCCTCCGCCCCGCTCCTGGGCGGACAAGGACCCGGCCGCGGCGGCGCGGCTGTCCGCGGCGAGGGCGGGGGTGTCCACGCTGGCGGAGCAGCTGAACCTGCCCCAGGAGAACCTGATCACGCCGGACACGGTGCGGCGCCTGTGCTGGGAGCCGCCGGCGGAACCGACCCCGGAGGGGGTCGCGTCGGCGCTGACCGCGCTGGGAGCGCGGCCGTGGCAGGTCGAACTGGTGACGCCGCTGCTGACGAGGGCACTCCAGGCGACACCCTGA
- a CDS encoding thiolase family protein gives MPRTVRDVVFVDGVRTPFGKAGPKGIYHETRADDLVVKAIRELLRRNPDLDPKKIDEVAIAATTQIGDQGLTIGRTAGILAGLPQSVPGYSIDRMCAGALTAVTSVAGSVAFGAYDIAIAGGVEHMGRHPMGEGVDPNPRFVSEKLVDQSALFMGMTAENLHDRYPTITKQRADEYAVRSQEKAAKAYANGKIQQDLVPVSVRRTNSEAGETGWGLVTADEPMRPGTTLDNLKGLKTPFRVHGRVTAGNAAGLNDGATASLIASEDFARENNLPVKMRLVSYAFAGVEPEVMGYGPIPATEKALAQAGLSIGDIGLFEINEAFAVQVLAFLEHYGIADDDARVNQYGGAIAFGHPLASSGVRLMTQLARQFEEQPEVRYGLTTMCVGFGMGATVIWENPHHKDAGGDK, from the coding sequence GTGCCTCGTACCGTCAGGGACGTCGTCTTCGTCGACGGCGTCCGCACCCCGTTCGGCAAGGCGGGCCCGAAGGGCATCTACCACGAGACCCGTGCCGACGATCTCGTCGTGAAGGCCATCCGGGAGCTGCTGCGCCGCAACCCGGACCTCGACCCCAAGAAGATCGACGAGGTCGCCATCGCCGCGACCACGCAGATCGGCGACCAGGGTCTGACGATCGGCCGTACCGCCGGCATCCTCGCGGGTCTGCCGCAGTCCGTGCCCGGATACTCCATCGACCGCATGTGCGCCGGCGCGCTGACCGCCGTGACCTCGGTCGCCGGCTCCGTCGCCTTCGGCGCGTACGACATCGCGATCGCGGGTGGCGTGGAGCACATGGGCCGCCACCCCATGGGCGAGGGCGTGGACCCGAACCCGCGCTTCGTGTCGGAGAAGCTCGTGGACCAGTCGGCCCTCTTCATGGGCATGACGGCCGAGAACCTCCACGACCGCTACCCGACGATCACCAAGCAGCGCGCCGACGAGTACGCCGTGCGCTCGCAGGAGAAGGCCGCCAAGGCGTACGCCAACGGCAAGATCCAGCAGGACCTGGTGCCGGTGTCGGTGCGCCGTACCAACTCCGAGGCGGGCGAGACCGGCTGGGGTCTGGTCACCGCCGACGAGCCGATGCGCCCGGGCACCACGCTGGACAACCTCAAGGGCCTCAAGACCCCGTTCCGCGTCCACGGCCGCGTCACCGCCGGTAACGCCGCGGGCCTGAACGACGGCGCCACCGCCTCGCTGATCGCCTCCGAGGACTTCGCCCGGGAGAACAACCTCCCGGTCAAGATGCGCCTGGTGTCGTACGCCTTCGCCGGCGTCGAGCCCGAGGTCATGGGCTACGGCCCGATCCCGGCGACGGAGAAGGCCCTCGCCCAGGCGGGCCTGTCCATCGGCGACATCGGCCTGTTCGAGATCAACGAGGCCTTCGCCGTCCAGGTGCTCGCCTTCCTCGAGCACTACGGCATCGCCGACGACGACGCGCGGGTGAACCAGTACGGCGGCGCCATCGCCTTCGGCCACCCGCTGGCCTCCTCCGGCGTGCGTCTGATGACGCAGCTTGCGCGGCAGTTCGAGGAGCAGCCGGAGGTCCGTTACGGCCTCACCACGATGTGCGTCGGCTTCGGCATGGGCGCCACCGTCATCTGGGAGAACCCGCACCACAAGGACGCCGGAGGCGACAAGTGA
- a CDS encoding NTP pyrophosphohydrolase, which translates to MVPLLIVDGANVVGSVPDGWWRDRAGAAERLRDALVPLAEEGIPGHPGPVEVVLVVEGRARGVGPVPGVRVESAPGSGDDRVVELVRENAGRSAVVVTADRGLRERVEALGARVVGPRAVHRG; encoded by the coding sequence ATGGTCCCTCTCCTGATCGTCGATGGCGCGAACGTGGTCGGTTCGGTACCGGACGGCTGGTGGCGCGACCGGGCGGGCGCGGCCGAGCGGCTCCGCGACGCACTGGTCCCGCTCGCCGAGGAGGGCATCCCCGGGCACCCCGGTCCGGTCGAGGTGGTGCTGGTCGTCGAGGGGCGGGCGAGGGGCGTCGGGCCCGTGCCGGGCGTACGCGTGGAGTCCGCGCCCGGGAGCGGTGACGACCGCGTCGTGGAGCTGGTCCGGGAGAACGCCGGCCGGTCCGCCGTGGTGGTCACCGCGGACCGGGGGCTGCGGGAGCGGGTCGAGGCCCTGGGGGCGCGCGTCGTGGGGCCGCGCGCGGTCCACCGCGGCTGA